The genomic DNA GCCGGACGATGAAGTGATCCTCGCTCATGGAGTGGTCGGTCAGCAGGGTCACGCTGTCGCCCTCCACGGTCACGATGGGCACGTGGATGGCCACCTTGGCCGCCCACATGCCGGGATCGTCCGCCGTATAGACGATGCCCGTGGGATACGGTCCGCTGGCGGCCTCGGCCCGGCCAGCCCCAAGGGTCAACCCTGCCGCCAGGGCCAGGGCCGATTTCAGAAAAACCCGTCTGTCGTTCATGGTTCCTCCTGATGGATGATGACTGCATCCACAATAGCACTTTCACGCTTCCTGGCAACGCTTGCCATCATTTTTCGGTTGCATGCAGACAATCCGGCATCCCCCCCTGCACTTGCGGGGATTTCGTCACAAATGCCTTGCCAACGGCCTGGGAGGCCTTATATAGCTTGTGTCCGTCCGGTTTTTTGAAATGGGGGCGCACTGGTTTCGACGGGGATAGCAGAAGCCAAGGTTGCAGGTCGAGGTTGGTCGATGGCCTCGTAAAAATCGACCTAGCACACAAGTGCCAACAATGACTACGACTACGCTATAGCTGCCTAGTTTCTAGGTGACTGTAGTTCCAGGACATGATCCTGGCGGCTCCCTGGGCCTACGCCCGATAAACCAGGGACGTCGACGACACCCCTTGGGCTAGCCCTGCGCGGCCACCTGTCCCGCACAAGGCGAAACTTTAGGCAGGCATGTCATGCAGCCGCCCGGTCAGGGGCAATCCGCATGCCGAGAACTGAAACCTGACCTAAACCTGTAGATGCCTTGAGCTGATCGTTCTCGGACGGGGGTTCGACTCCCCCCGCCTCCACCATTTAGAAAAGACAAACCCGTCTCTCTGGGGTCATTCTCCGGGGTGACGGGTTTTCTTTTTCCCCTTGTTTCTAAAGGGTTTGCGCCTGTTTTACATCTTTCCGAAGCACCTCTCCGCACCATCGATTCTCCCCATCCTCGAGCCTTTCTTTCTCTGTTTGGCCCCTGATTCTCTGTTTTCTCCGGACCAAGTCCGAAGCTCGTCCGGAAAGCTACATCCTTGATTGATATGGGTTTGCGGATGGTTGCCGTTTTTGGCGGTTGTCTTAGGTCATCGTTCGACGCCGCAACCGGACGTTTTTTTCGAAATCACCTGCATCGGCCGTGAAAAGAAGTGTGGTCAACTCCGGTTTCCTGACCCCAAAGTAGAAAAGCCGACGCTGATGGTCGGCTCTCTGGCGTGGTCTCCGGTCCGGTCGTCAGTCGGTGGTGAAGCCGAACTGGCGGCGCTGCTCGGCCCAGTCCTCGGGAAAGGTCTGGGTCAGCTTGGCCAGAGAGAGCCCGTTGGGTTCCTCACCGTTGATCAGGGCTTCGACGATGTCGGGGGCCAGAGTCGTCAGCTTGAGGATGCGGGCCACATACGAGCCATCGACGTCGAGGGTACGGGCAAGCTCGCTGATGGACTTGATCTGGCCGGATTCGAGGATGTCGGCCCAGGAAAAGGCCCTTGCCAGAGCCTGGAGGACGGCGGACTGTACCGGCTCCTGCGCCCCGGGGATATCTCCATCCAGGGCCTGGGGAGCGATGACCGTCTTGCGGCCGCGCATGCGCCGGATCAGCATCGGGATGTGGATCTGCAGGTTGCCGTTGTCGGCTACGGTAATGGTCGGCTTCATTTTCATCGGCTTACCCTCCGTTCGGTGACTTCGCATGCCAGACCAGCCAGCTCGGCGATGAGTGTTGTCAGCCCGTTGGTGCGCAGCTCCATATCGATTCCGGTCTCCCGGATCTCCACCTTATCCACCAGGAGGCGGATGAGCCGGTTTCGCTCCACCGGGAAAAGGTCTTCCCAGAAGCCCTCGACATTCTGGAAGGCCTCCGAGACATCCTGTTCCGTGATGCTGTTCCCCCGGTAGGCTCTGCAGCGCTCGCTCACATGGGTCAGTTGTTTCGAGAGCTCAACCGCCTGGCGATTGACCGTCGTCAGCATCTCAGTCTTGCCCGGCTGATCGCTG from Pseudodesulfovibrio aespoeensis Aspo-2 includes the following:
- a CDS encoding desulfoferrodoxin family protein — protein: MNDRRVFLKSALALAAGLTLGAGRAEAASGPYPTGIVYTADDPGMWAAKVAIHVPIVTVEGDSVTLLTDHSMSEDHFIVRHTVVSAGGVVIGSQVFTPESKPQSTYTIKEKGEYYATSFCNLHDFWLTRFTV